In a single window of the Amycolatopsis sp. cg5 genome:
- a CDS encoding DUF885 family protein — MSDVAALADEFVEALFDQSPLWPALLGMPSTRQGLGDVSAEADQAFRATLASFVERAKALEPSVTREVLIAQAEGKIKLVDARVDEFTISDIFVAPASGLLATLPMVAVGDAEQAESQLARLAAVPKYLDQVARRHREGVADGLVPVAHLVEAAIAHLDRYLAEPDADPLLRQPAPDEDFAHRRADLLANVVRPAFAAYREVLATEIAPHGRPADKPGVCWLPDGERIYALLASHHTTTDRKPQELHDTGLALIAKLNEEYRELGQRVFGTDNLPEIFERLRNDPALRWTGAEEMLESARAAIGRAEAEAPKWFGRIPPQPWVVEPVPAEAAPGAPAAYYMPPALDGSRPGTFFTNTYNATERQRHTAEATAYHEAIPGHHFQLSTAMGLDELPLLRRLGDFNAYIEGWGLYSERLAFEMGLYSDDIALLGMLTLDSMRAGRLVVDTGLHALGWSRQEAIDYLVANTPMAKGEIEAEIDRYIVYPGQALSYMVGRLEIQRIRAEAEAVLGERFDIKAFHDLVLGGGALPLSVLDAVVTEWARA; from the coding sequence ATGAGTGATGTCGCGGCGCTCGCCGACGAGTTCGTGGAAGCCTTGTTCGACCAGAGCCCGCTCTGGCCTGCCCTGCTCGGGATGCCGTCCACGCGCCAGGGACTCGGCGACGTCAGCGCCGAAGCCGATCAAGCCTTCCGCGCGACGCTCGCATCGTTCGTCGAGCGGGCGAAGGCACTCGAGCCGTCGGTCACCCGCGAGGTGCTGATCGCGCAGGCCGAGGGCAAGATCAAGCTGGTCGACGCGCGGGTCGACGAGTTCACCATCAGTGACATCTTCGTCGCGCCCGCGTCGGGGCTGCTCGCCACGCTGCCGATGGTCGCCGTCGGCGACGCCGAGCAGGCCGAGTCTCAGCTCGCCAGGCTCGCCGCCGTTCCCAAGTACCTCGACCAGGTGGCGCGGCGGCACCGCGAGGGTGTCGCCGACGGGCTCGTGCCGGTCGCGCACCTCGTCGAAGCCGCGATCGCCCATCTCGACCGGTACCTGGCCGAGCCGGACGCCGACCCGCTGCTGCGCCAGCCCGCGCCGGACGAGGACTTCGCGCACCGCCGCGCCGACCTGCTCGCCAACGTCGTGCGGCCCGCGTTCGCCGCGTATCGCGAGGTGCTCGCCACCGAGATCGCCCCGCACGGCCGTCCAGCCGACAAGCCGGGCGTCTGCTGGCTGCCCGACGGCGAGCGGATCTACGCGCTGCTCGCGTCGCACCACACGACCACCGACCGCAAACCGCAGGAGCTGCACGACACCGGGCTCGCGCTGATCGCGAAGCTGAACGAGGAGTACCGCGAACTGGGGCAGCGGGTGTTCGGCACGGACAACCTGCCCGAGATCTTCGAGCGGCTGCGCAACGACCCGGCGCTGCGCTGGACCGGCGCGGAAGAGATGCTGGAGAGCGCGCGTGCGGCGATCGGCCGCGCGGAAGCCGAAGCCCCGAAGTGGTTCGGCCGCATCCCGCCGCAGCCATGGGTGGTCGAGCCGGTCCCCGCGGAGGCGGCGCCCGGCGCGCCTGCGGCGTACTACATGCCACCGGCGCTCGACGGATCCCGGCCAGGCACCTTCTTCACCAACACCTACAACGCCACCGAACGGCAGCGCCACACCGCCGAGGCGACCGCGTACCACGAGGCCATCCCCGGTCACCACTTCCAGCTGAGCACCGCGATGGGCCTCGACGAGCTGCCGTTGCTGCGCAGGCTCGGCGATTTCAACGCCTACATCGAAGGCTGGGGCCTCTACAGCGAGCGCCTCGCGTTCGAAATGGGGCTTTATTCGGATGACATCGCGCTGCTCGGCATGCTCACCTTGGACTCGATGCGCGCGGGGAGGCTGGTCGTGGACACGGGGTTGCACGCGCTCGGCTGGAGCCGTCAGGAGGCGATCGACTACCTGGTCGCGAACACGCCGATGGCCAAGGGCGAGATCGAGGCCGAGATCGACCGCTACATCGTCTATCCAGGCCAGGCGCTGTCGTACATGGTGGGGCGCCTCGAAATCCAGCGCATCAGGGCCGAGGCCGAAGCGGTCTTGGGGGAACGGTTCGACATCAAGGCGTTTCACGATCTGGTGCTCGGCGGCGGCGCGCTGCCGCTTTCGGTACTGGACGCCGTCGTCACGGAATGGGCACGAGCATGA
- a CDS encoding DUF885 family protein — MINDLADEFTEIRFTADPLWRSVLGLPGDEDKLPDMSVEGERRTHAALTDLIARTEAVDPATLTPTEAVTREVIIQQAQSMIDLYDSRVQDFSVSDAFAAPVQFLLLVMPSLTLNSEEKARGYLARLAAIASYVDTMIERQRAALDDHLAPAKFLVEIGIEYFDRYLADPETDQLRIEPTVEVDGFVEERDRLLAEVVYPAFARYRDFLAVGVLARAVPDDEPGLCWLPGGAEKYAKLIRVHTTTAASAQQLHDLGLRVIEGLESEYRELGKRVFDTEDLAEIFERLRTDPALRWNSGEELLDAAREAITRAEAVAPQWFNSVPEKQCQVAAVPMSDAESGTIAYYLEPALDGSREGVYYANTFGAQERPRHTAEAIAFHEAVPGHHFQIVTAQGLTDLPFLRRNADINAYAEGWGLYAERLADEMGLYSGDLARLGMLTQDSMRAGRLVVDTGMHALGWSRRQAVDFLRDNTPMAQLEIEKEIDRYAGNPAQALSYMVGRLEIQRIRAEAEKALGDRFDIKEFHDVVLNAGALPMSVLDGVVKAWASA; from the coding sequence ATGATCAACGATCTCGCGGACGAATTCACCGAAATCCGGTTCACCGCGGACCCGCTGTGGCGGTCCGTGCTGGGGTTGCCGGGTGACGAGGACAAACTGCCGGACATGAGCGTCGAGGGGGAGCGGCGCACGCACGCGGCGCTCACCGACCTCATCGCCCGCACCGAAGCGGTCGACCCGGCCACGCTGACGCCGACCGAAGCGGTCACCCGCGAGGTGATCATCCAGCAGGCTCAGAGCATGATCGACCTGTACGACTCGCGGGTCCAGGACTTCTCGGTGAGCGACGCGTTCGCCGCGCCGGTGCAGTTCCTGCTGCTGGTCATGCCGAGCCTCACGCTGAACAGCGAAGAGAAGGCGCGTGGCTACCTGGCCAGGCTCGCCGCCATCGCGTCCTATGTGGACACGATGATCGAGCGGCAGCGCGCCGCGCTCGACGATCACCTGGCGCCGGCGAAGTTCCTGGTCGAGATCGGCATCGAGTACTTCGACCGGTACCTGGCCGACCCGGAGACGGACCAGCTGCGGATCGAGCCGACGGTCGAGGTCGACGGGTTCGTCGAGGAGCGCGACCGGCTGCTCGCCGAGGTCGTCTACCCGGCTTTCGCGCGCTATCGCGACTTCCTGGCCGTCGGCGTGCTCGCGCGTGCCGTGCCGGACGACGAGCCTGGCCTGTGCTGGCTGCCGGGCGGCGCGGAGAAGTACGCCAAGCTCATCCGCGTGCACACCACCACGGCCGCCTCGGCGCAGCAGCTGCACGACCTCGGGCTGCGCGTGATCGAAGGCCTGGAGAGCGAATACCGCGAGCTGGGCAAGCGCGTGTTCGACACCGAGGACCTGGCGGAGATCTTCGAGCGCCTGCGCACCGACCCGGCACTGCGCTGGAATTCGGGCGAAGAGCTGCTCGACGCCGCGCGCGAGGCGATCACGCGTGCCGAAGCCGTCGCGCCGCAGTGGTTCAACTCGGTGCCGGAAAAGCAGTGCCAGGTCGCCGCCGTGCCGATGTCGGACGCCGAGAGCGGCACGATCGCGTACTACCTGGAGCCCGCGCTCGACGGCTCGCGTGAGGGCGTCTACTACGCGAACACCTTCGGCGCGCAGGAACGCCCGCGGCACACCGCCGAGGCCATCGCGTTCCACGAAGCCGTTCCAGGGCACCATTTCCAGATCGTCACCGCGCAGGGTTTGACCGACTTGCCGTTCCTGCGCCGCAACGCCGACATCAACGCCTACGCCGAAGGCTGGGGCCTCTACGCGGAGCGTCTCGCCGACGAGATGGGCCTGTATTCCGGGGATCTGGCCAGACTCGGCATGCTCACCCAGGATTCGATGCGCGCGGGCAGGCTGGTGGTCGACACCGGCATGCACGCGCTCGGCTGGAGCCGCCGCCAGGCCGTCGACTTCCTGCGTGACAACACGCCGATGGCGCAGCTGGAGATCGAGAAGGAGATCGACCGGTACGCGGGCAATCCCGCGCAGGCGCTGTCGTACATGGTGGGGCGCCTGGAGATCCAGCGCATCCGCGCGGAGGCCGAGAAGGCGCTCGGGGACCGGTTCGACATCAAGGAGTTCCACGATGTCGTGCTGAACGCGGGCGCGCTGCCGATGTCGGTGCTGGACGGAGTGGTCAAGGCTTGGGCTTCGGCATGA
- a CDS encoding DUF885 family protein yields MIEALADELIEIRFAVDPLWPSLLGLPVDHGKLPDPTVAGERPIRAALADVIARAEAAVTTDTVTRDVIVQQAKSMLDVLDSRLPDYTVSDAFSAPVQRLLLLLPSLSLTDEEKSQGFLTRLAAIGSYVDGVIERQRAALGEGFAPVNFLVDMGVDFFERYLASPESDPLLVDPGFDGFVAERDRLLAEVVHPAFTRYKDFLALEVKPRARPDTRPGLSWLPGGAEKYAKLIRVHTTVSMSAEELHELGLSVLAGLKAEYRELGERVFGLTDLAEIFERLRTDPALRWNSGEELLDSARAAIARAETVAPRWFNSVPPTKCLVDAIPAAQADGGTMGYYIERALDGSREGTYFANTFDAHERPRHVSEAIAFHEAVPGHHFQIELAQELTELPLLRRIAEVNSYSEGWGLYAERLADEMGLYSGDVAKFGMLLQDSLRAGRLVVDTGMHALGWSRAQAVGFLRDSTPMTPLEIEAEVDRYAGWPAQALSYMVGRLEIQRMRAEAEKALGDRFDIKAFHDVVLGSGVLPLPVLAKLVEDWVAAQ; encoded by the coding sequence ATGATCGAAGCGCTCGCCGACGAGCTGATCGAGATCAGGTTCGCCGTCGACCCGCTGTGGCCGTCGCTGCTCGGGCTGCCCGTCGACCATGGCAAGCTGCCCGACCCGACGGTGGCGGGTGAACGACCAATCCGCGCCGCGCTCGCCGACGTCATCGCCCGCGCCGAAGCGGCCGTGACCACGGACACGGTGACGCGCGATGTCATCGTCCAGCAAGCGAAGAGCATGCTCGACGTCTTGGACTCGCGGCTGCCGGATTACACGGTCAGCGACGCGTTCAGCGCGCCGGTGCAGCGGTTGTTGCTGTTGCTGCCGTCTCTTTCGCTGACAGATGAGGAAAAGTCACAAGGCTTCCTGACCAGGCTGGCGGCCATCGGGTCCTATGTGGATGGTGTGATCGAGCGGCAGCGTGCGGCGCTCGGCGAGGGCTTCGCGCCCGTGAACTTCCTGGTCGACATGGGAGTCGACTTCTTCGAGCGTTATCTCGCGTCGCCGGAGTCCGATCCGCTGCTGGTCGATCCCGGCTTCGACGGTTTCGTGGCCGAGCGCGACCGATTGCTCGCCGAAGTCGTGCACCCGGCTTTCACACGATACAAGGATTTCCTCGCACTCGAAGTGAAACCGCGGGCTCGGCCGGACACCCGGCCAGGGTTGTCCTGGCTGCCTGGCGGGGCCGAGAAGTACGCGAAGCTGATCCGGGTGCACACCACGGTCTCGATGTCCGCCGAGGAGCTGCACGAACTCGGACTGAGCGTGCTCGCCGGGCTGAAGGCCGAATACCGTGAGCTTGGCGAACGTGTCTTCGGGCTCACCGATCTCGCGGAGATCTTCGAGCGGCTGCGCACCGATCCGGCGTTGCGCTGGAACTCTGGCGAGGAGCTGCTGGATTCCGCTCGCGCCGCTATCGCCCGCGCGGAAACGGTCGCACCGCGGTGGTTCAACTCGGTTCCCCCGACGAAGTGTCTCGTCGACGCCATCCCGGCCGCGCAGGCCGACGGCGGCACGATGGGCTACTACATCGAACGCGCGCTCGACGGCTCTCGTGAGGGCACTTACTTCGCGAACACCTTCGACGCGCACGAGCGGCCGCGGCACGTTTCCGAGGCGATCGCGTTCCACGAAGCCGTTCCGGGGCACCATTTCCAGATCGAACTCGCGCAGGAACTGACCGAGCTGCCGCTGCTGCGCCGCATCGCCGAGGTCAACTCCTACTCCGAAGGCTGGGGGCTCTACGCCGAGCGTCTCGCCGACGAGATGGGGCTGTACTCCGGCGACGTGGCCAAGTTCGGCATGCTGCTCCAGGACTCGCTGCGCGCGGGCAGGCTGGTCGTCGACACCGGCATGCACGCGCTCGGCTGGAGCCGCGCGCAGGCGGTGGGATTCCTGCGGGACAGCACGCCGATGACTCCGCTGGAGATCGAGGCCGAGGTCGACCGGTACGCGGGCTGGCCCGCGCAGGCGCTGTCGTACATGGTGGGGCGCCTGGAGATCCAGCGCATGCGTGCCGAGGCCGAGAAGGCGCTCGGGGACCGGTTCGACATCAAGGCGTTCCATGACGTCGTGCTCGGCAGCGGGGTCCTTCCGCTGCCGGTGCTCGCGAAACTCGTCGAAGATTGGGTGGCGGCTCAGTGA
- the fahA gene encoding fumarylacetoacetase — translation MTWLDLPEDTAFGLANLPYGVFSRSGQEPRVGIAVGSFVLDAGTLAEAAGAAFAPVLWGPSLNPFLAAGRETWSLVREKVTEWLTDAAHRELVTPHLLPLAEVRLHLPFEVADYVDFYSNEHHAVNAGKIFRVAGTDTDALTPNWKHLPIAYHGRAGTVVASGTPIVRPSGQRKPRNEETPTYGPSLRLDIEAEVGFVVGTPSALGEQVRADAFEDHVFGVCLVNDWSARDIQAWEYQPLGPFLGKSFATSVSPWIVPLEALRHARVAAPPQDPEPLPYLRCDADWGLDLGLEIRLNGHVVARPPFATQYWTAPQQLAHLTVNGASLRTGDLFASGTVSGPEKEQRGSLLELSWGGREPFDLPDGSQRTFLEDGDEVIITATAPGPDGARIGFGEVAGRVVPAVTEEK, via the coding sequence GTGACTTGGTTGGACCTGCCGGAAGACACGGCTTTCGGCCTCGCGAACCTGCCCTATGGCGTGTTCTCGCGGTCAGGCCAGGAGCCCCGCGTCGGTATCGCGGTCGGCTCGTTCGTGCTCGACGCCGGCACGCTGGCCGAGGCGGCGGGTGCGGCGTTCGCGCCCGTCCTCTGGGGACCGTCGCTCAACCCGTTCCTCGCCGCAGGCCGGGAAACCTGGTCGCTGGTAAGGGAAAAGGTCACCGAGTGGCTCACGGACGCGGCGCACCGCGAACTCGTCACGCCGCATCTGCTGCCGCTGGCCGAAGTCCGGCTGCACCTGCCGTTCGAGGTCGCGGACTACGTCGACTTCTATTCGAACGAGCATCACGCGGTCAACGCGGGCAAGATCTTCCGGGTCGCGGGCACCGACACCGACGCGCTGACGCCGAACTGGAAGCACCTGCCGATCGCGTACCACGGGCGCGCCGGGACCGTGGTCGCGTCCGGCACGCCGATCGTGCGGCCGAGCGGGCAGCGCAAGCCACGCAACGAGGAAACGCCGACCTACGGCCCGTCGCTGCGGCTCGACATCGAGGCGGAGGTCGGGTTCGTCGTCGGCACCCCGTCGGCGCTGGGCGAGCAGGTCCGCGCCGACGCGTTCGAGGACCACGTCTTCGGCGTCTGCCTGGTCAACGACTGGTCCGCGCGCGACATCCAGGCGTGGGAGTACCAGCCGCTCGGCCCGTTCCTCGGCAAGTCGTTCGCGACGTCCGTGTCACCGTGGATCGTGCCGCTCGAAGCGCTTCGGCACGCGCGCGTCGCGGCGCCGCCGCAGGATCCCGAGCCGTTGCCGTACCTGCGCTGTGACGCCGATTGGGGCCTTGACCTCGGGCTGGAGATCCGGCTCAACGGGCACGTCGTCGCGCGGCCGCCGTTCGCGACGCAGTACTGGACGGCGCCGCAGCAGCTGGCGCATCTGACGGTCAACGGCGCGAGCCTGCGCACCGGCGACCTGTTCGCGTCGGGCACCGTCAGCGGGCCGGAGAAGGAGCAGCGCGGCTCGCTGCTGGAGCTCAGCTGGGGCGGGCGTGAACCGTTCGACTTGCCAGATGGGTCACAGCGCACTTTCCTCGAAGACGGCGACGAGGTGATCATTACCGCGACCGCACCGGGCCCCGACGGCGCCAGGATCGGTTTCGGCGAGGTGGCGGGGCGCGTGGTCCCGGCCGTGACGGAGGAGAAGTAA
- a CDS encoding LLM class F420-dependent oxidoreductase, with product MRIGTAISYSGGFAESVEDIVELEKAGLDIVFVPEAYSFDAVSQLGYLAAKTSTVEIASGIFQIYTRTPTLTAMTAAGLDFVSNGRFTLGLGASGPQVIEGFHGVKYDAPLGRTRELIDICRQVWRREKVVHDGKYYKIPLPAEEGTGLGKPLKLINHPVRQRIPILLAALGPKNVALTAEVAEGWEPIFFHPEKAAGVWGASLAEGKAKRDPSLGELDTVVGTALAIGDEVDGLLDHLRPYLALYIGGMGARGKNFYNTLACQYGYEAEAKEIQDLYLDGKKDEAAAAVPVELLRAISLVGPAGYVKERVAAFREAGATTLVVNPLLPGREARVDAVTRLRDLL from the coding sequence ATGCGGATCGGTACCGCGATCAGCTACTCGGGCGGCTTCGCCGAGAGCGTCGAGGACATCGTCGAGCTGGAGAAGGCCGGGCTCGACATCGTGTTCGTGCCGGAGGCCTACTCGTTCGACGCGGTCAGCCAGCTCGGGTACCTGGCGGCGAAGACGTCCACCGTCGAAATCGCCTCCGGCATCTTCCAGATCTACACGCGCACGCCGACACTGACCGCGATGACCGCCGCCGGCCTCGACTTCGTGTCGAACGGCCGGTTCACACTCGGCCTCGGCGCGTCCGGCCCCCAGGTCATCGAGGGCTTCCACGGCGTGAAGTACGACGCGCCGCTCGGCCGCACCCGCGAGCTGATCGACATCTGCCGTCAGGTGTGGCGCCGCGAGAAGGTCGTCCACGACGGCAAGTACTACAAGATCCCACTGCCCGCCGAGGAGGGCACGGGCCTCGGCAAGCCGCTGAAGCTGATCAATCACCCGGTGCGCCAACGGATCCCCATCCTGCTGGCCGCGCTCGGCCCGAAGAACGTCGCGCTGACCGCCGAGGTCGCGGAAGGCTGGGAGCCGATCTTCTTCCACCCCGAGAAGGCGGCCGGCGTCTGGGGCGCGTCACTGGCCGAGGGCAAGGCCAAGCGGGACCCGTCGCTCGGCGAACTCGACACGGTCGTCGGCACGGCGCTCGCGATCGGCGACGAAGTTGACGGACTACTTGATCATCTTCGCCCGTATTTGGCGCTCTACATCGGCGGGATGGGCGCGCGCGGCAAGAACTTCTACAACACGCTCGCCTGCCAGTACGGCTACGAAGCCGAGGCCAAGGAGATCCAGGACCTGTACCTGGACGGCAAGAAGGACGAGGCCGCCGCGGCCGTCCCGGTCGAGCTGCTGCGCGCGATCTCGCTCGTCGGGCCCGCGGGGTACGTGAAGGAGCGCGTCGCCGCGTTCCGCGAGGCGGGCGCGACCACGCTGGTGGTCAACCCGCTGCTGCCGGGCCGCGAGGCCCGCGTCGACGCCGTGACCCGCCTGCGCGACCTGCTCTAG
- a CDS encoding transposase, protein MARDYRPVDREQEFLLPPSMADWLPDDHLVWFVIAVVGRLDTSAFHATAKRGGVGRRGYDPEMLLTLFVYAMAHGVSSSRRIERLCLTDVAFRIICAQDIPDHTVLARFRQRHEAALTDLLTESLVLAAELGMVSLGVVAFDGTKIAANASKDANRTEAHLRKLAEKFVEETAQTDAADDARFGADRRGDEPPPDLRDRTRRGERITAALEQIQSRRDAAEQAGEGRAEIARAYDAAVAAGLTRGGAPPRGADRVAVARARLDRERATAVSRWEAWHAQMRSGGGRRPSGKAAVPPEDHSRVRRARAAYEAALSRAEQAAATAKSQTQTDKFVANTTDPQSRLLKTRNGWVQGYNCQTAVSDDEFLVSARATQDTNDLDQFVPTADDVLATAGKLARRTGRGDLTVGVMIGDAGYDSTANLETAGPDRLIADAKGRTVNTRAATDPATGDPPKNATAREKMNHRLRTAEGVTLYRRRGAMIEAPNAWLKDRRGLTRFARRGLTAAQAELSLAAAVTNLLKLWTKGITTAQIRTT, encoded by the coding sequence GTGGCAAGGGATTATCGGCCGGTTGATCGTGAGCAGGAGTTTCTGTTGCCGCCGTCGATGGCGGACTGGTTGCCGGATGATCATCTGGTGTGGTTCGTGATCGCGGTGGTGGGGCGGCTGGACACGTCGGCGTTTCACGCGACGGCGAAGCGTGGTGGGGTCGGGCGGCGTGGGTATGACCCGGAGATGCTGCTGACGTTGTTCGTGTATGCGATGGCGCATGGGGTGTCCTCGTCGCGGCGGATCGAGCGGTTGTGCCTGACCGATGTGGCGTTCCGGATCATCTGCGCGCAGGACATCCCGGATCACACGGTGCTGGCCCGGTTCCGCCAGCGTCACGAGGCGGCGCTGACGGATCTGCTGACCGAGTCGCTGGTGCTGGCCGCCGAACTGGGGATGGTGTCGCTGGGGGTGGTCGCGTTCGACGGCACCAAGATCGCCGCCAACGCGAGTAAGGACGCCAACCGCACCGAGGCTCACCTGCGGAAACTGGCCGAGAAGTTCGTTGAGGAGACCGCGCAGACCGACGCGGCCGACGACGCCCGCTTCGGCGCCGACCGGCGCGGCGACGAACCACCACCGGACCTGCGTGACCGCACCCGTCGCGGTGAACGGATCACGGCCGCGCTGGAGCAGATCCAGTCCCGTCGCGACGCGGCCGAGCAGGCCGGCGAGGGGCGGGCTGAGATCGCGCGGGCCTATGACGCCGCGGTCGCCGCCGGCCTCACCCGTGGCGGGGCCCCGCCGCGAGGCGCGGACCGGGTCGCGGTGGCCCGAGCACGCCTGGACCGGGAGCGAGCCACAGCGGTGTCCCGCTGGGAGGCCTGGCACGCCCAGATGCGATCCGGCGGCGGGCGCCGCCCGTCGGGGAAAGCAGCGGTGCCGCCGGAGGATCACAGCAGGGTCCGGCGGGCCCGCGCCGCCTATGAGGCCGCGCTCTCCCGCGCTGAACAGGCCGCCGCCACCGCGAAATCCCAGACGCAGACCGACAAGTTCGTGGCGAACACGACCGACCCGCAATCACGGCTGCTCAAGACCCGCAACGGCTGGGTCCAGGGCTACAACTGCCAGACCGCGGTCAGCGACGACGAATTCCTCGTGTCCGCCCGCGCCACCCAGGACACCAACGACCTCGACCAGTTCGTGCCCACCGCCGATGATGTCCTCGCCACCGCCGGGAAGCTGGCCCGGCGCACCGGCCGCGGTGACCTCACCGTCGGCGTGATGATCGGCGACGCCGGCTACGACTCGACCGCCAACCTTGAGACCGCGGGCCCGGACCGTCTCATCGCCGATGCCAAAGGCCGCACCGTGAACACTCGAGCCGCCACCGACCCGGCCACCGGCGACCCACCCAAGAACGCCACCGCGCGGGAGAAGATGAACCACCGGCTACGCACCGCAGAAGGCGTGACCCTCTACCGACGACGCGGCGCGATGATCGAAGCACCCAACGCCTGGCTCAAAGACCGCCGCGGGCTCACCCGCTTCGCCCGCCGAGGACTCACCGCCGCCCAAGCCGAACTCTCCCTCGCCGCCGCAGTCACCAACCTGCTCAAACTCTGGACCAAGGGCATCACCACCGCCCAGATCCGCACCACCTGA
- a CDS encoding class F sortase, with the protein MSESRRKCGLGSLFATAAAVTVALGGVLACIDLVTSPTGTPTGAGDALVLAESRPLAIDIPAIGVLNQAVFSLRVTPGGKQEVPGTVGSLGWKASSPTPGQAGTAVITGHSGFGYETGPFKRLKELKTGDTITVTREDGKRAVFTAYRVDNPGPFDPPKETESPELRLTTSPDDFDMHGDYSPLVVVSAKLTRAS; encoded by the coding sequence GTGTCTGAATCCAGAAGGAAATGCGGTCTCGGCAGCCTGTTCGCCACGGCGGCGGCGGTGACTGTCGCGCTGGGTGGCGTCCTTGCCTGCATCGACCTGGTGACTTCGCCCACGGGCACGCCCACAGGAGCCGGTGACGCGCTCGTGCTGGCCGAATCGCGGCCGCTCGCGATCGACATTCCGGCGATCGGGGTGCTCAACCAGGCCGTTTTCTCGCTCCGCGTCACGCCGGGCGGCAAGCAGGAGGTGCCCGGCACGGTCGGTTCGCTGGGCTGGAAAGCGTCTTCACCCACCCCGGGTCAGGCCGGTACCGCCGTCATCACCGGTCATTCCGGGTTCGGTTACGAGACAGGGCCGTTCAAGCGGCTGAAAGAGCTCAAGACCGGCGACACCATCACCGTGACCCGCGAGGACGGCAAGCGCGCGGTGTTCACCGCGTACCGGGTGGACAACCCTGGCCCATTCGATCCGCCGAAGGAGACCGAAAGCCCGGAACTGCGGCTGACGACCTCCCCCGACGACTTCGACATGCACGGCGACTACTCGCCGCTGGTCGTGGTCAGCGCGAAGCTGACCCGCGCTTCCTAG
- a CDS encoding Ppx/GppA phosphatase family protein has protein sequence MRRAVADMVGVLDVGSFSARLVVLPRGGSPLEPMLTHQTRLRLDRDLDAEGKLRPRGIAAISAAVCAAAKVAEKNDVPEVYSFATSSIRDAVNAEEVVAEVAKQTGVRLRFLSGRREAELTYVAARRWYGACSGPLLVLDIGGGTVELAAGQGEQASFARSLPLGARSMTRDWLPHEIATPKRIAALREHALAEVRAALDDVSLKEYRAVGCSKVLNQLARLAGARPGRGQELALDDLRKWIPRLAVLPPARRAELPGITRQRAHQALAGAIIAEVLLTVSAGRISVCPWSTREGLLLGMLDGVRPERLGKLQAA, from the coding sequence ATGCGGCGTGCTGTCGCTGACATGGTGGGGGTGCTGGACGTCGGATCGTTCAGCGCCCGGCTCGTGGTGCTCCCGAGGGGTGGGTCGCCGCTCGAGCCGATGCTGACCCACCAGACCCGGCTGCGCCTCGACCGCGACCTCGACGCCGAAGGCAAACTCAGACCCAGGGGCATCGCGGCCATCTCGGCGGCCGTCTGCGCCGCGGCCAAGGTCGCGGAGAAGAACGACGTCCCCGAGGTCTACTCCTTCGCCACGTCGTCCATCCGCGACGCCGTCAACGCCGAAGAAGTCGTCGCCGAAGTGGCCAAGCAGACCGGCGTCCGCCTCCGTTTTCTTTCCGGCAGAAGGGAAGCCGAGCTCACCTACGTGGCGGCCCGCCGCTGGTACGGCGCCTGCTCCGGCCCGCTGCTCGTCTTGGACATCGGCGGCGGAACCGTCGAACTCGCGGCAGGACAAGGAGAACAGGCCTCCTTCGCCCGTTCACTCCCGCTCGGCGCCCGCTCGATGACCCGCGATTGGCTGCCCCACGAGATCGCCACCCCCAAGCGCATCGCCGCACTGCGCGAGCACGCCTTGGCCGAGGTCCGCGCGGCCCTCGACGACGTGTCCCTCAAGGAATACCGCGCCGTCGGTTGTTCGAAGGTGCTGAACCAGCTCGCCCGCCTCGCGGGCGCGCGGCCCGGCCGTGGCCAGGAACTGGCACTGGACGACCTCCGCAAGTGGATCCCGCGCCTCGCCGTGCTTCCACCGGCCCGCCGCGCCGAGCTTCCCGGCATCACCCGGCAGCGCGCGCACCAGGCGTTGGCCGGCGCGATCATCGCCGAAGTGCTGCTGACGGTCTCGGCGGGGCGAATCTCGGTCTGCCCATGGTCCACCCGTGAAGGCTTGTTATTGGGCATGCTGGACGGAGTACGTCCGGAACGGCTGGGAAAGCTCCAAGCTGCTTAA